The Candidatus Rokuibacteriota bacterium region TAGGAGCATTTCCCGGCAGGTAATGCAGGGTGCAATGGCCGTCAAAGATTGCCTAAGTGATCGATCCGCGGCGTTTAGAACCTCAAGAGCAAGATGGGTCGAAAGCGTCGTGGTCTTCACGAATCCTCTGTGCCGGCTCGAGATCAACCGCCCCGGCCCAACCATCGTTCGCTACTCCGAACTGTTGATACTGATTGCGGAGAAGGCTAAACAGAGAGCGTTTGATGCCGCGCAATCCTCACTGATTGCCGGGGCGCTGGCGCGACGGGCCGGGCAAGGCTAGGAGCGTCTCCTACTGGGCGAGTCAACGCCTTCAGTGAGCAAAGCTGGGACATCTGGATTGGTGAAGCTGAAGGTCTCAGCTCCGCAGGGTGGGCCGAAGGCCCATGGACGCTTATGTTTCCTGCGCTCTCCGCTCTCACGAGCCGTGAGCGCGCGTCCGGCCTCCTGACGACAGGGACGAGGCGGCTCAGCCGCGCCGAGGTCCGCGGCGCCGGGCTCGACGTGGCCCGCGCGGCTCCGCTCGGGACGAGGTGGCCGACGCGGCCGGCGGTTTCGGGCGCCGTCGCGCCGCCGCCCGCCGGCGATCCGCAGTCGGCGGCACCGCCGCCGCCAGCTCGATCCCGAACACTTCGGAGAGCTTCGCGTCGTCGAGGATCTTCCCGGCCGCCGGCCCCTTGCGGGACAGGGCGACGCCGGCGCCCGCCTGCGTGATCAGCGCCTTCTCGTCGGCCCCGCGGAGGGCGAAGAGCAGCTCGGGCCGCTCGTCGAGCCGCGCGCCGACGCCGTAGAGGACCGCGGCGACGTGCTTGCACATCGACGCCCAGTCCGGGCAGCTGCAGGCGAGCGTGATCTCGGCGGGCGCGGGGAACAGACCGGTGCGCTCCCGGCAGAGGCGCTCCATGACACCTTTGGCGAGACGTCCCTGCAGCAGCTCGACGAGCGAGTCGATGGCGCCCGCGCAGTCCCGGCAGAGGGCGCGCCAGCGCGCCGGCGCGACCAGCGCGATCTTCACGGTGATCTTGTAGATCATGGACCCGCTCACCAGGGCGGTCACCGCGCCCCGGGCGATCTGCAGGTCGATGACCGAGCCGTTGCGGACGTAGGTGCGCCCGCGGGGCAGCCGGTTGGCGAAGTCGCTGTAGCGCTCGAGGTTCTGGCACCAGGCCGTGCCCCAGAAGGTCCGGGTGATGGCGCGGCCGTCGACGACGACCGGTGAGAGGCGGCGGCCCTTCTTGGCGAGCCGGGCCGCCTCGCGCGCCGCGCGCTGCCGGCGCTGGGCCACGGGGACGTACGGTCGCCAGCCATAGAACATGGGGTCATCCCTCCGGCAGCGCTGCGTGGATGTCGAGGGCCACGAGCTTGAGCAGCTCGTCGTCGCCCATCTCGGTCAGGAGCGCCTCGGCGCCGACGTCGAGGAGGTCCCGGGCGAGCCGCTGCTTCGACTCGATGAGCTGGTCGATCTTCTCCTCGACCGTGCCCCGGCACACCAGCTTGTGCACGAGGACGTTCTTGGTCTGGCCGATGCGGAAGGCGCGGTCGGTCGCCTGGTTCTCGACCGCCGGGTTCCACCATCGGTCGAAGTGGATCACGTGCGTGGCGGCCGTCAGGTTCAGGCCGGCGCCGCCCGCCTTGAGCGAGAGCACGAAGAACGGCGCGTCGTCGTCCTCCTGGAAGCGCCGCACCAGCTCCGCCCGCTGCTTGACCGCGGTCTCGCCGTGGAGCACGAGGCCCGGCCGCCCGAACACCGAGCCGAGGAAGGCGGCGAGCGGGGCGGTCGCCTCGCGGAACTGCGTGAAGACGAGCGCCTTCTCCTGCCGGGCGGCGATGACCTCGGCGAGGTCGCGCAGGCGGCCGAACTTGCCGCTGTCGGCCTCGGCCCACGCGCCGTCGCCCAGCCACTGCGAGGGATGGTTGCAGATCTGCTTGAACCGCATCAGGAACGCCAGGACCAGGCCCTTGCGCTGGATGCCGTCGGCCCCGTCGAGCTGCCGCGCGAGGTCCTCGACGGCCCTCTGGTAGAGCGCCGCCTGCTTCGGGCTGAGCGGGCAGAACGCCTTGACCTCGGTCTTGTCCGGCAGGTCGGCGATGACGCGCGGGTCGGACTTGAGACGCCGCAGCAGGTAGGGACGCACCAGCTCCCGGAGCGGCCCGTACGGGTTGTGGGGCCGGTCGGCCAGACGCTTGGTGAAGCGCGTGAACGCCTGGCTCGAGCCGAGCAGGCCGGGGTTCAGGAAGTCGAAGATCGACCAGAGGTCCGAGAGCCGGTTCTCGACGGGCGTGCCGGTGAGGACGATCCTCGCCTGCGCGTCGAGCTGCTTGACGGCGCGCGTCTGCTTGGCGCCGGGGTTCTTGATGGCCTGCGCCTCGTCCAGCACCACCAGACGCCACCGGATCTTCGCGAGCCCGGGCAGGCGCAGGAGCGCGCCGTAGCTCGTGATGACCAGGTCCACGTCCGGGAGCGGTCCGTGGCCAAGCGCCCCCAGCTCGGCGGCCGGCATCGCCGACGGGTGCGCGATGAGCGCTCGCAGGCCCGGCGTGAAGCGCTCGGCCTCCAGCATCCAGTTCGCCAGCAGTGAAGCCGGCGCCACGAGGAGACTGGGACGTCGCGCCGCATCGCGCTGTCGCTTCAGGGCGAGCAGCAGCGCGAGCACCTGGATCGTCTTGCCGAGCCCCATGTCGTCGGCCAGGCACGCGCCGAGACCGAGACCCGAGAGCAGGTGGAGCCACCGCACGCCGACCTGCTGATAGGGCCGCAGCGTGGCGTGAAGGTCGGCGCCGGGTTCGACTCGCGAAAGACCTTCCGGACTCCGGAGCCCGGCCAGCGTCTCGGCGAGCCACGGGCCGGCGACCACCCGCGACCAGTCGGGATCGGCGGCTGCGGCGCCATCGGCGGCCAGGTCAGCCCCGGCGAGCATGCGCATCGCCTCGGCGAACGTGAGCCCATGCTCCGCGGCCGCGCGCTCGACCCGGCGGAACTGCTCCAGCGTGGCGCGCAGCTTGTCGCGATCCACCTCGACCCAGCGCCCGCGGATGAGCTGGAGCCCGTCGGATCCTCTCAGCAGCGTCGCGATCTCGG contains the following coding sequences:
- a CDS encoding SWIM zinc finger family protein yields the protein MFYGWRPYVPVAQRRQRAAREAARLAKKGRRLSPVVVDGRAITRTFWGTAWCQNLERYSDFANRLPRGRTYVRNGSVIDLQIARGAVTALVSGSMIYKITVKIALVAPARWRALCRDCAGAIDSLVELLQGRLAKGVMERLCRERTGLFPAPAEITLACSCPDWASMCKHVAAVLYGVGARLDERPELLFALRGADEKALITQAGAGVALSRKGPAAGKILDDAKLSEVFGIELAAAVPPTADRRRAAARRRPKPPAASATSSRAEPRGPRRARRRGPRRG
- a CDS encoding DEAD/DEAH box helicase; translation: MPEANGPAATALAPRLSRDGRLLLAPTPEAPALVPDLASRLETAFASGSGHGLLQLGAGEVGTALPPVLAYWREFASRYVTAVCTSPDVEARGAKADIPALSSEELDSFASAPPPMTGAEYLTASVLQALWDAIDAAFRAELSGSKATVQDFLKRKNPAWNVVGRVHFNLAENRRDPDAPFAFLATYTTRLSAHAKAQHVPLGQALREYAGAANKSRLLSLLLPVQRAAESCPWLRTMVDAGEIFHPLRWTSADAFRLLGDVDQLEAAGIVVRVPGAWRAGRPPRPQVSATVGGRRPPGLGTDALLDFRMEMTLDGDRLTDAEIATLLRGSDGLQLIRGRWVEVDRDKLRATLEQFRRVERAAAEHGLTFAEAMRMLAGADLAADGAAAADPDWSRVVAGPWLAETLAGLRSPEGLSRVEPGADLHATLRPYQQVGVRWLHLLSGLGLGACLADDMGLGKTIQVLALLLALKRQRDAARRPSLLVAPASLLANWMLEAERFTPGLRALIAHPSAMPAAELGALGHGPLPDVDLVITSYGALLRLPGLAKIRWRLVVLDEAQAIKNPGAKQTRAVKQLDAQARIVLTGTPVENRLSDLWSIFDFLNPGLLGSSQAFTRFTKRLADRPHNPYGPLRELVRPYLLRRLKSDPRVIADLPDKTEVKAFCPLSPKQAALYQRAVEDLARQLDGADGIQRKGLVLAFLMRFKQICNHPSQWLGDGAWAEADSGKFGRLRDLAEVIAARQEKALVFTQFREATAPLAAFLGSVFGRPGLVLHGETAVKQRAELVRRFQEDDDAPFFVLSLKAGGAGLNLTAATHVIHFDRWWNPAVENQATDRAFRIGQTKNVLVHKLVCRGTVEEKIDQLIESKQRLARDLLDVGAEALLTEMGDDELLKLVALDIHAALPEG